One stretch of Roseimicrobium sp. ORNL1 DNA includes these proteins:
- a CDS encoding DMT family protein, which translates to MPPIITSIALLSMSNVFMTFAWYAHLKDMRDKPWIIAALLSWGIALFEYLLQVPANRIGSQTMSLPQLKILQEVITLTVFVPFVLLYMKQPLKWDYLWAALCMCGAVYFIFRK; encoded by the coding sequence ATGCCCCCGATCATCACCTCAATCGCCCTGTTATCCATGTCCAATGTCTTCATGACCTTCGCGTGGTATGCCCACCTCAAGGACATGAGGGACAAGCCCTGGATCATTGCAGCCCTGCTGAGCTGGGGCATTGCTCTCTTTGAATACTTGCTCCAGGTGCCAGCGAACCGCATTGGGAGCCAGACCATGAGCCTTCCCCAGCTCAAGATTCTTCAGGAGGTCATCACCCTGACAGTATTCGTGCCCTTCGTGCTGCTCTACATGAAACAGCCGCTGAAGTGGGACTACCTCTGGGCCGCCCTCTGCATGTGCGGAGCGGTGTATTTCATCTTCCGGAAGTAG
- a CDS encoding PVC-type heme-binding CxxCH protein — MNRRFHTLLAGLVSGLALHGQVQIQAQAAPASLELKKGDHIAIVGSLLADRHQHSGWLDTLIHAENKDKDLVIRNLAVAADEVNTWHRSEGFGTREEWLSKVGADVIFAFYGFNESFKGYEGIEEFKKNLDAFLKDLKTKNYGGDGAPRVVLFSPTAAEKQSNPDVAKPDENNTNLQNYTAAMKEVAAANGVQFVDLFDASQKAYAAAKAPLTFNGIHLTVEGDKVLAPAIYKSLFGKDAPSYKGLEKLRGAILDRNEEWHSRYRTVDSYNIHGGRSGLAYKAHTGAFLQNQKTPEAPYVSNYQVMQQEMSVRDVMTDNREKRVWAVAKGGDLKVDDSNVPAVTKVETNLPVGGDTFNKTPMTGFKVDPNTGLVEFPSGEEVVGKMKTPQGIKVQLFADEKMFPELIKPVQMAFDTKGRLWVASWRNYPSRTPWSTKGDSLLVLEDTNNDGKADKCTPFMDDLNCPTGFQFYKDGVLVMRSPNLLYARDTDGDGRADKFERILSGLDAADSHHETNSICYEPGGAVYCSDGVFHASQVETPEGPVRNKDGCIYRYEPRTGKFERYAAYGFANPHGRVFDYWGNDIITDATGNNNYFGPGFSGFISEPNKHSKFDLVWQHPSRPCAGTTILSSRHFPDEFRDNFLNCNVISVQGIFRAKFAEVGSGLKGETLYHEYTKPGSTTPEKLNTLVECSPAEVGTFRPSCASVAPDGSLYFADWSNAIIGHMQHHLRDPNRDQIHGRVYRVTYEGRPLLEVKKIDGQPIEKLLELLKEPENDVRTRAKVELDKHDSKAVVAAVQKWVKQFDPKKVEDAHHILEALWVHQWHNVVNKELINTVLASPEPRARAQAVRVVCYQRDRIPEAIEILKKAADDESPRVRLEAIRAASFFSGADVPKALDVAYTSLKHEGDYYIDYCLKETLKQLQSQSKEQTLPSDPVLVAALLSRMDDNELKGMPNVEAVLQAKLERKSYDLATRDKAIDELVKLHKSDRVTETVAALKRLDAKSGVAGQAASDLGKLLLSAPVDALTKAKEQLSGLARSANLPDVRRAVWASIIVQDRKPDDVWVATADKAEWRTALVQGIGLVPDPALRAKFQPQLSALLNDGGVKGEQRQAALKALSLMGPGNAPANFAVLAKHVIDGNERNAATTAIMQLPRTAWDKAQAEAVAQSVLGYAKSVPADKRSEQSFVEVNQLGMEMASLAGNTALRKELRGLSVAVYVVKTVHEQLRFDTQRIVVEKGKPFEIIFENDDVMPHNLVLVGNEQHSAIGMAAQTMSPSEVDKQGRQFLPKGQPLMDATHLLNPGQKETLKLKAPGKEGEMEFVCTFPGHWMIMWGKIIVTKDVDAYLAANPKFELPMPGAPPAPAAK; from the coding sequence ATGAATCGACGCTTCCACACCCTCCTCGCTGGCCTGGTTTCGGGTCTTGCCCTGCATGGGCAGGTGCAAATCCAGGCCCAGGCAGCCCCTGCCTCCCTGGAACTCAAGAAAGGTGACCACATCGCCATCGTCGGCAGCCTGCTGGCGGACCGGCATCAGCACTCCGGCTGGCTGGACACGCTGATCCATGCGGAGAACAAGGACAAGGACCTGGTCATCCGGAACCTGGCTGTGGCGGCGGATGAGGTGAATACCTGGCACCGCTCCGAGGGATTCGGCACGCGTGAGGAGTGGCTGTCCAAAGTGGGCGCGGATGTGATCTTCGCCTTCTACGGATTCAATGAGTCCTTCAAGGGGTATGAGGGCATTGAGGAGTTCAAGAAGAACCTCGATGCGTTCCTGAAAGACCTGAAGACCAAGAACTACGGGGGCGACGGCGCACCGCGGGTGGTGCTTTTCTCTCCCACAGCCGCGGAAAAGCAGTCCAACCCGGACGTCGCCAAGCCCGACGAGAACAATACCAACCTGCAGAACTACACCGCCGCCATGAAGGAAGTGGCCGCGGCGAATGGCGTGCAGTTTGTGGATCTTTTCGATGCCTCGCAGAAGGCGTACGCCGCCGCGAAGGCACCACTTACCTTCAATGGCATTCACCTCACGGTGGAAGGCGACAAGGTGCTGGCCCCGGCGATCTACAAGTCGCTCTTCGGCAAGGATGCTCCTTCTTACAAGGGACTTGAGAAACTCCGCGGCGCCATCCTCGATCGCAATGAGGAATGGCACAGCCGCTACCGCACGGTGGACAGTTACAACATCCACGGCGGACGCTCCGGCCTGGCATACAAGGCGCACACCGGCGCTTTCCTGCAGAACCAGAAGACTCCTGAGGCCCCGTATGTGTCGAACTATCAGGTCATGCAGCAGGAGATGTCCGTGCGTGACGTGATGACCGACAATCGCGAGAAGCGCGTGTGGGCTGTAGCCAAGGGTGGCGACCTGAAGGTGGATGACTCCAATGTCCCAGCGGTGACCAAGGTGGAGACGAACCTGCCCGTGGGTGGCGACACCTTCAACAAGACGCCTATGACTGGATTCAAGGTGGATCCGAACACAGGCCTCGTGGAGTTCCCCAGTGGAGAGGAAGTGGTGGGCAAGATGAAGACGCCCCAGGGCATCAAGGTCCAACTCTTCGCGGATGAGAAGATGTTCCCGGAACTCATCAAGCCGGTGCAGATGGCATTTGATACCAAGGGCCGCCTGTGGGTCGCCTCCTGGCGGAACTATCCCAGCCGCACTCCCTGGAGCACGAAGGGAGACAGCCTCCTGGTGCTGGAAGATACCAACAACGACGGCAAGGCGGACAAGTGCACGCCCTTCATGGATGACCTGAACTGCCCCACGGGTTTCCAGTTTTACAAGGATGGCGTGCTCGTCATGCGCTCGCCGAATCTGCTCTATGCCCGAGATACCGATGGCGATGGACGTGCTGACAAGTTTGAGCGCATCCTCAGCGGTCTCGATGCGGCGGACTCACACCACGAGACGAACTCCATCTGCTATGAGCCCGGCGGTGCGGTGTATTGCTCGGACGGTGTGTTCCACGCCTCCCAGGTGGAGACGCCCGAAGGTCCAGTGCGCAACAAGGATGGCTGCATCTACCGGTACGAGCCCCGCACGGGCAAGTTCGAGCGCTACGCGGCCTATGGCTTCGCGAACCCGCACGGCCGCGTCTTCGACTACTGGGGCAATGACATCATCACCGACGCCACGGGGAACAACAACTACTTCGGCCCGGGCTTCAGCGGCTTCATCAGCGAGCCGAACAAACACTCGAAGTTCGACCTCGTCTGGCAGCATCCGTCCCGTCCCTGTGCGGGCACGACCATTCTCTCCAGCCGTCATTTCCCGGACGAGTTCCGCGACAATTTCTTGAACTGCAACGTCATCAGCGTGCAGGGCATCTTCCGCGCAAAGTTCGCCGAAGTAGGCTCCGGCCTGAAGGGCGAGACGCTCTACCATGAATACACCAAGCCCGGCTCGACCACTCCCGAGAAACTGAACACTCTCGTGGAGTGCAGCCCCGCGGAGGTTGGCACGTTCCGTCCTTCCTGCGCCAGTGTGGCTCCGGATGGCTCGCTGTACTTCGCTGACTGGTCCAACGCCATCATCGGTCACATGCAGCACCACCTGCGTGACCCGAACCGCGACCAGATCCATGGCCGTGTGTACCGCGTGACCTACGAAGGTCGCCCGTTGCTCGAGGTGAAGAAGATCGATGGCCAGCCCATTGAGAAGCTGCTCGAGCTGCTGAAGGAGCCTGAGAACGACGTGCGCACCCGCGCCAAGGTCGAGCTCGACAAGCATGACTCCAAGGCGGTGGTCGCTGCGGTGCAGAAGTGGGTGAAGCAATTCGACCCGAAGAAGGTGGAAGACGCGCACCACATCCTGGAAGCCCTGTGGGTGCACCAGTGGCACAACGTGGTGAACAAGGAGCTCATCAATACGGTGCTTGCCTCACCTGAGCCCCGCGCCCGTGCGCAGGCTGTGCGTGTGGTGTGCTACCAGCGCGATCGTATTCCCGAAGCGATCGAAATTCTGAAGAAGGCTGCCGATGACGAGAGCCCCCGTGTGCGTCTCGAAGCCATCCGCGCGGCGAGCTTCTTCAGCGGAGCGGATGTGCCGAAGGCGCTCGACGTGGCTTACACCTCGCTGAAGCACGAGGGTGACTACTACATCGACTACTGCCTGAAGGAGACGCTCAAGCAGCTCCAGTCCCAGAGCAAGGAGCAGACCCTGCCCAGCGATCCAGTGTTGGTCGCCGCACTGCTCAGCCGCATGGATGACAACGAGCTCAAGGGCATGCCGAATGTGGAAGCCGTGCTGCAGGCCAAGCTGGAGCGCAAGAGCTACGATCTTGCCACCCGGGACAAGGCGATCGACGAACTCGTGAAGCTGCACAAGAGCGATCGCGTCACGGAGACCGTCGCCGCGCTGAAGCGTCTCGATGCGAAGAGCGGTGTGGCAGGCCAGGCGGCTTCTGACCTTGGCAAGCTCCTCCTCTCCGCTCCGGTGGATGCGCTGACGAAGGCCAAGGAGCAACTCTCCGGGCTGGCCCGCTCCGCAAACCTGCCGGACGTGCGCCGTGCCGTGTGGGCTTCCATCATCGTCCAGGACCGCAAGCCGGATGACGTGTGGGTTGCTACCGCGGATAAGGCGGAATGGCGTACCGCCCTGGTGCAGGGCATCGGCTTGGTGCCGGATCCTGCGTTGCGTGCGAAGTTCCAGCCGCAGCTCAGCGCACTCCTCAATGACGGTGGCGTGAAGGGCGAACAGCGGCAGGCCGCATTGAAGGCGCTCTCCCTCATGGGCCCGGGCAACGCTCCTGCCAACTTCGCCGTGCTGGCCAAGCATGTGATCGATGGCAATGAGCGCAACGCTGCCACCACTGCCATCATGCAGCTTCCGCGCACGGCCTGGGACAAGGCGCAGGCGGAGGCCGTCGCGCAGAGCGTGCTGGGCTATGCGAAGTCTGTCCCGGCGGACAAGCGCTCCGAGCAGTCTTTTGTAGAAGTGAACCAGCTCGGCATGGAGATGGCCTCGCTCGCGGGGAATACCGCACTGCGCAAGGAGTTGCGCGGGTTGAGCGTGGCGGTCTACGTGGTGAAGACGGTGCACGAGCAGCTCCGTTTCGACACCCAGCGCATCGTGGTGGAGAAGGGGAAGCCGTTTGAGATCATCTTCGAGAACGACGACGTGATGCCGCACAATCTCGTGCTGGTCGGCAATGAGCAGCACTCCGCGATCGGCATGGCAGCGCAGACCATGAGTCCATCAGAAGTGGACAAGCAAGGACGTCAGTTTCTTCCGAAGGGCCAGCCCCTCATGGACGCGACTCATCTGCTGAATCCTGGCCAGAAGGAGACTCTCAAGCTCAAGGCACCCGGCAAGGAAGGTGAGATGGAATTCGTCTGCACCTTCCCCGGCCACTGGATGATCATGTGGGGCAAGATCATTGTGACGAAGGATGTGGACGCGTACCTCGCGGCGAATCCGAAGTTTGAGCTGCCTATGCCCGGGGCGCCTCCCGCTCCAGCGGCGAAGTAG
- a CDS encoding inverse autotransporter beta domain-containing protein, whose protein sequence is MYLGTVTGGVKTSDDYTEGNFSIVAPVWSTLGADSTLSGDVIYLEPYTSWGEQGEVAASLGLGWRHLFGTQSVSALKNRDVPQPGFFDEGIFVGANVFIDMLDTEEDNQFWQLGVGLEVGTRYVEVRGNYYIPLSDKQLAETTRTVETIQRSSTSTSQSVTPTSDPYATGSSVAQNALFTTTTTTSISTTTIERLFRRYEEGMEGWDAEVAFLIPGLDRYFDLRVIGGYYKFDNQPFGPQEGGTGNVEGWKAGVEVRPVPAVILTGTWYDDERLTGSDWTVGVQLQIPFEGGDLGDGKTFWSRIGESFTPRRRHLVERLAEPVRRQNAAIKVANTVDTDTSTSTKVKKVTKVTQRPGQVVLEDDIVFVNNGDAVGNGIQAGTAQVDGATGTAERPFNTITEGSFLAGTNSNNSGRLWTVYTQGGTGIDYEESVLLTGSTRFTSSYVPIVGLGGRNFGGDTARPVLYGGMAALNINTFIVQGYDFRGGILAGFGPSVVAFNPTNLVVTDNVFTPDLGGLPPIEELPEELGEFEALIPLLLSSVSVLADSDGGTHNIVLQNNEFNGVFAALAVASGYGFDLNDPSSFFDMCGCGGGSSPIVNILASNNIINSAYMAGIYIDAVGGSTVNSTISNNLFQGEFGAATLISSYDDAIVDVQLTGNVFDGYFNQVISGFYAEGDSFMNVNVAGNSVSEWSEYGVGFGFVTFDHATMTPTISGNTISGDSYEAMVTLDSHNCSTLLASISGNVFEGDGCGCDVPNAIAITSKHASTLRADILGNTFLGDFDHALDADKRQVSRMTIDFSNNVLNGEFERDAIKIAAHHYDDEDGERLKATITGNQFYGDYDASGIFLLAEHDAVLKGTVTGNVFHGYFQDNAIQLKSQDDGRLAATVADNILSADGVVNDAFLKARSNDGSRLRIKGFDRNLVLGSGTNPDSVGFFFREDGGSKLTVDGTLDPAASNFVSEFFLSPMDVVGNPSGDFFLNGAPVSP, encoded by the coding sequence ATGTATCTGGGCACCGTTACTGGTGGGGTGAAGACAAGTGATGACTACACGGAGGGCAATTTCTCGATTGTGGCCCCCGTGTGGAGCACGCTGGGTGCAGACTCCACGCTGAGTGGTGATGTCATCTATCTGGAGCCCTACACCTCCTGGGGGGAGCAGGGCGAAGTGGCCGCCTCACTTGGTTTGGGATGGAGGCACCTTTTTGGCACCCAGTCCGTCTCTGCGCTGAAGAACCGTGATGTGCCGCAGCCGGGATTCTTCGACGAGGGCATCTTCGTCGGAGCGAACGTGTTCATCGACATGCTCGACACGGAGGAGGATAACCAGTTCTGGCAGCTGGGCGTGGGTCTGGAAGTCGGTACTCGCTATGTGGAAGTGCGTGGGAACTACTACATCCCGCTCTCCGACAAGCAACTCGCTGAAACCACGCGCACCGTGGAGACCATTCAGCGCTCGAGCACGAGCACGTCGCAGTCGGTCACGCCCACGAGCGACCCGTACGCTACGGGCAGCAGCGTCGCGCAGAATGCCCTGTTCACGACGACTACTACCACAAGCATCAGCACCACGACCATCGAGCGTCTCTTCCGTCGTTATGAAGAGGGCATGGAAGGCTGGGACGCGGAAGTCGCCTTCCTGATCCCCGGGCTGGATCGGTACTTCGATTTGCGCGTTATCGGCGGCTACTACAAGTTCGACAATCAGCCCTTCGGTCCGCAGGAGGGCGGTACTGGCAATGTGGAAGGCTGGAAGGCTGGTGTGGAAGTCCGCCCCGTTCCAGCGGTCATTCTCACCGGAACCTGGTATGACGATGAACGTCTGACCGGCAGTGACTGGACTGTGGGCGTGCAGCTTCAGATTCCCTTCGAAGGCGGTGATCTGGGCGATGGCAAGACTTTCTGGAGCCGCATTGGTGAGTCCTTCACGCCTCGCCGTCGTCATTTGGTGGAGCGTTTGGCTGAACCGGTCCGTCGTCAGAATGCCGCCATCAAGGTGGCCAACACCGTGGATACGGATACGAGCACCAGCACCAAGGTGAAGAAGGTCACCAAGGTCACGCAGCGTCCTGGCCAGGTAGTGTTGGAAGATGACATCGTCTTCGTGAACAACGGAGATGCCGTGGGCAATGGCATTCAGGCGGGCACAGCTCAGGTGGATGGCGCCACGGGTACGGCCGAGCGGCCCTTCAATACCATCACGGAAGGTTCGTTCCTGGCTGGCACCAACAGCAACAACAGTGGCCGCTTGTGGACGGTGTATACCCAGGGTGGCACAGGCATAGATTATGAGGAGTCCGTGCTTCTCACGGGAAGCACCCGCTTCACCAGTTCTTATGTGCCTATCGTGGGCCTTGGTGGACGGAACTTCGGCGGCGATACGGCGCGTCCTGTCCTTTATGGAGGCATGGCTGCTCTGAATATCAATACCTTCATTGTGCAGGGCTATGACTTCCGTGGTGGTATCTTGGCAGGGTTTGGTCCGAGTGTGGTGGCGTTCAATCCCACCAACCTGGTTGTGACGGACAATGTGTTCACGCCTGATTTGGGAGGGCTTCCTCCCATTGAAGAGCTCCCTGAGGAGTTGGGCGAGTTTGAAGCACTCATCCCCTTGTTGCTTTCTTCCGTCTCTGTCCTGGCGGATTCCGACGGTGGCACGCATAACATCGTGCTTCAAAACAATGAGTTCAATGGGGTGTTTGCCGCCCTCGCTGTTGCCAGTGGTTACGGCTTCGACCTGAACGATCCGTCATCCTTCTTCGATATGTGTGGATGCGGCGGTGGCTCTTCACCCATCGTGAATATCCTGGCCTCGAACAACATCATCAACAGTGCCTACATGGCAGGCATCTACATTGATGCCGTCGGCGGTTCGACCGTGAACTCCACCATTTCGAACAACCTGTTCCAGGGGGAGTTTGGCGCGGCGACTCTGATCTCCAGCTATGATGACGCCATCGTGGATGTGCAGCTCACGGGCAATGTCTTCGACGGTTACTTTAACCAGGTGATCTCCGGATTCTACGCCGAGGGCGACTCCTTCATGAACGTGAATGTTGCTGGAAACAGCGTCTCAGAGTGGTCGGAATACGGAGTGGGCTTTGGTTTTGTCACCTTCGATCATGCCACCATGACGCCGACTATCTCGGGCAACACCATCAGCGGTGACAGCTATGAGGCCATGGTCACGCTTGACAGCCACAATTGCTCCACGCTGCTTGCTTCCATCTCCGGCAACGTTTTTGAAGGTGACGGTTGTGGCTGCGATGTGCCAAACGCTATCGCCATCACGTCGAAGCATGCTTCCACTCTGAGGGCGGACATCCTGGGTAACACCTTCCTTGGTGACTTTGATCACGCCCTGGATGCAGACAAGCGCCAAGTCTCTCGCATGACGATCGACTTCTCCAACAACGTGCTGAACGGCGAGTTCGAGCGTGATGCCATCAAAATCGCAGCACACCACTACGATGACGAGGACGGTGAGCGCCTGAAGGCGACCATCACTGGCAACCAGTTCTACGGAGACTATGACGCGAGCGGCATCTTCCTGCTGGCTGAGCATGATGCTGTGCTGAAGGGCACTGTCACTGGAAACGTTTTCCACGGGTACTTCCAGGACAACGCCATTCAGCTCAAGAGCCAGGATGATGGACGCCTGGCTGCCACCGTGGCAGACAACATCCTCAGTGCCGATGGTGTGGTCAATGACGCATTCCTCAAGGCACGGAGCAATGATGGCTCGCGTCTGAGGATCAAAGGATTCGATCGTAACCTCGTGCTTGGCTCGGGGACAAACCCAGATTCGGTTGGCTTCTTCTTCCGGGAAGATGGCGGCAGCAAGTTGACTGTCGATGGCACGCTTGATCCGGCTGCTAGCAACTTCGTGTCCGAGTTCTTCCTCAGTCCGATGGATGTGGTAGGCAACCCGAGCGGCGATTTCTTCCTGAACGGCGCACCGGTCAGTCCGTAA
- a CDS encoding PSD1 and planctomycete cytochrome C domain-containing protein, whose protein sequence is MSRSTLVTLVFAIHATAATALAAEGPIRFNRDVRPIMSDTCFHCHGPDKNSRKGGLRLDIREEALKPGKSGAIPIVPGKPEESEIIARIFTKDADDLMPPDDAHKELTEAQKETFRRWVAEGAVYEAHWAYTPLVRPPVPQIQDERFSLHNPIDAFIAEKLIEKKAGPSAAADTRTLVRRLSLDITGLPPSPKQVGDFVKATEGKSPAEIDAAYDALRDALFKSPHYGERMAVWWLDVARFTDTVGFHGDQNQRIFPYRDYVIGAFNKNLPFNQFTKEQLAGDLLENPTKEQLVASGFNRLNMMTREGGAQPKEYLAKYGAERVRTVGGAWLGATLGCSECHDHKFDPFTAKDFYAMQAFFADVKQWGVYADYGYTRNPELKGWSNEYPFPPEIEVVSPYLKKRGEKLHGEMLALAKKALAAISAGELAAWKTESQAFLAKHKSGWQAPAPVVTVSEAPVTPKKSDKAAATEPKKATPEKAGEKQERPQPVIEKGQRIVFAEKRADTTKVALNVTGRVAAVRIEFLPDARNGGGILRDGSQNSFTVKPVIAVLRKGAAKDANATVAYATATREDPQYNSTVQVLNLRGGWKTSSKEWNQPQTSAWILEAPVTLMEGDTLHVTIPGNMAGVMRVSVSPFAPLKPFGRDWSGKLAEALKQEQTSDELAEMYLASTGVDRAALAEYRKVHAEWLDCREGRTWTMVTKAMEPLTVRVLPRGNWMDETGEVTPPAVPEFLPASFRAQKDKPLATRLQLAEWLCSQENPLTPRATMNRLWKQFFGNGLSMVVDDLGAQGEPPSHPELLDWLACEFRDSGWDVQHMIRLMVTSSTYRQGSSLRADMREIDPANRLLSSQNPRRLDAEFVRDNALAISGALNRELGGPSVKPYQPADYYENLQFPNRTYIAEPDDRQWRRGVYMHWQRTFLHPMLANFDAPMRDECTALRNNSNTPQQALTLLNDPTFVESARVFAARLLEAKMPGDVARLNRAYVLAMSRPVKKEERESLLAFLKSQREHFQANAADAEKSLQVGLKPVPADLDKTELAAWTSVCRVILNLHETITRY, encoded by the coding sequence ATGAGTCGCTCCACTCTGGTTACCCTTGTTTTCGCCATCCATGCCACCGCCGCTACCGCACTCGCGGCGGAGGGTCCCATTCGCTTCAATCGCGATGTGCGACCAATCATGTCGGACACGTGTTTTCACTGCCATGGGCCGGACAAGAACTCGCGCAAAGGAGGCCTGCGGCTGGACATTCGTGAGGAGGCGCTGAAGCCGGGGAAGTCCGGGGCCATTCCCATCGTGCCAGGCAAGCCGGAGGAGAGTGAGATCATTGCACGCATCTTCACGAAGGATGCGGACGACTTGATGCCGCCTGACGATGCACACAAGGAGCTGACGGAGGCGCAAAAGGAAACCTTCCGTCGCTGGGTAGCCGAGGGCGCCGTGTATGAGGCGCACTGGGCATACACGCCGCTGGTGCGTCCGCCGGTGCCGCAGATCCAGGATGAACGCTTCAGCTTGCACAATCCGATCGATGCCTTCATTGCGGAAAAACTCATTGAGAAGAAAGCCGGTCCGTCCGCGGCGGCGGACACGCGTACGCTGGTGCGCCGACTCTCGCTGGACATCACCGGGCTTCCACCTTCGCCAAAGCAGGTGGGGGATTTCGTGAAGGCTACCGAGGGCAAGAGCCCCGCCGAAATCGATGCGGCCTACGATGCCTTGCGTGATGCGCTTTTCAAATCTCCACACTACGGCGAGCGCATGGCAGTGTGGTGGCTGGATGTGGCGCGCTTCACCGACACGGTGGGATTCCACGGTGACCAGAACCAACGCATCTTCCCGTATCGCGACTATGTGATTGGCGCGTTCAACAAGAACCTTCCCTTCAATCAGTTCACCAAAGAGCAACTCGCGGGTGATCTTCTGGAGAACCCGACCAAAGAGCAGCTCGTGGCCTCGGGGTTCAATCGCCTGAACATGATGACCCGCGAGGGTGGGGCGCAGCCGAAGGAGTATCTCGCGAAGTATGGTGCCGAACGCGTGCGCACGGTGGGAGGTGCGTGGTTGGGGGCGACGCTTGGCTGCTCTGAGTGCCATGACCACAAGTTCGATCCCTTCACGGCAAAGGATTTTTATGCCATGCAGGCCTTCTTTGCGGATGTGAAGCAGTGGGGCGTGTACGCTGACTACGGCTACACAAGAAATCCCGAGCTTAAGGGATGGAGCAATGAGTATCCTTTCCCCCCGGAAATCGAAGTGGTGAGCCCGTATTTGAAGAAGCGCGGCGAGAAACTGCATGGGGAAATGTTGGCTCTCGCGAAGAAGGCCCTGGCAGCGATATCGGCTGGGGAACTCGCGGCGTGGAAGACGGAATCGCAGGCATTCCTGGCGAAACACAAGAGTGGCTGGCAGGCACCGGCGCCGGTGGTCACCGTGAGCGAGGCGCCAGTCACTCCCAAGAAGAGTGACAAGGCGGCTGCGACTGAACCCAAGAAGGCAACTCCGGAAAAGGCAGGCGAAAAGCAGGAGCGTCCGCAGCCGGTAATTGAAAAGGGACAGCGCATTGTGTTCGCTGAAAAGCGCGCGGATACCACGAAGGTGGCACTCAATGTCACTGGCAGGGTGGCAGCGGTGCGCATCGAGTTCCTGCCGGATGCGCGGAATGGAGGCGGCATCCTGCGCGATGGATCACAGAATTCTTTCACCGTGAAGCCCGTCATAGCTGTGCTTCGCAAGGGGGCAGCCAAGGATGCAAATGCCACGGTGGCTTATGCCACGGCCACCCGGGAGGATCCGCAGTACAACAGCACGGTGCAGGTTTTGAACCTGCGCGGTGGTTGGAAGACCTCGTCCAAGGAATGGAATCAGCCGCAGACTTCTGCGTGGATTCTGGAGGCGCCGGTCACCCTGATGGAAGGTGATACACTTCATGTCACCATTCCCGGAAACATGGCTGGAGTGATGCGTGTGTCCGTTTCGCCTTTTGCGCCCTTGAAGCCGTTCGGCAGGGACTGGAGCGGGAAGCTCGCGGAAGCATTGAAGCAGGAGCAGACGTCCGACGAACTTGCCGAGATGTATCTCGCCTCCACCGGCGTGGACCGCGCGGCGCTCGCGGAATATCGCAAGGTGCATGCGGAGTGGCTCGATTGCCGTGAAGGCAGGACTTGGACCATGGTGACGAAGGCCATGGAACCGCTGACCGTGCGGGTACTGCCACGTGGCAACTGGATGGATGAGACCGGAGAGGTGACGCCTCCCGCCGTGCCGGAGTTCCTGCCTGCCTCCTTCCGCGCGCAGAAGGACAAGCCGCTGGCTACGCGCCTGCAACTCGCCGAGTGGCTCTGCTCCCAGGAGAATCCGCTCACGCCGCGCGCCACGATGAACCGGCTGTGGAAACAGTTCTTTGGCAATGGTCTCTCCATGGTCGTGGATGATCTGGGTGCGCAAGGCGAGCCTCCGAGCCATCCGGAATTGCTCGACTGGCTGGCCTGTGAATTCCGAGACAGCGGCTGGGACGTGCAGCACATGATTCGCCTGATGGTGACCTCCAGCACTTACCGCCAGGGCAGCAGCCTGCGCGCGGATATGCGTGAGATCGATCCGGCCAATCGCCTGCTGTCCTCCCAGAACCCAAGGCGCCTCGATGCGGAATTCGTGCGGGATAATGCGCTCGCGATCTCAGGGGCGCTCAATCGTGAACTCGGTGGTCCCAGTGTGAAGCCGTACCAGCCGGCCGACTACTACGAAAACTTGCAGTTCCCGAATCGCACCTACATCGCGGAACCGGATGATCGTCAGTGGCGCCGCGGCGTGTACATGCACTGGCAGCGCACCTTCCTGCACCCCATGCTGGCGAACTTCGATGCGCCCATGCGTGATGAGTGCACCGCGTTACGCAATAATTCAAACACGCCGCAGCAAGCGCTCACGCTGTTGAATGATCCCACGTTTGTGGAATCCGCGCGTGTCTTTGCCGCGCGATTGCTGGAGGCGAAGATGCCGGGGGATGTTGCGCGTTTGAACCGTGCGTACGTTCTGGCAATGAGCCGACCGGTGAAGAAGGAGGAGCGTGAATCGTTGCTGGCCTTCTTGAAATCCCAGCGTGAGCACTTCCAGGCGAATGCTGCGGATGCGGAGAAGTCCCTGCAAGTGGGACTCAAGCCTGTGCCTGCGGATCTCGACAAGACGGAACTGGCTGCGTGGACCTCTGTCTGCCGTGTGATCCTGAATCTCCACGAAACCATCACCCGCTACTGA